The nucleotide window TTTGCAGCACGAAGCGAATTGGGCCGGTTCTGAAGATCCTTGCCGTGGTATTCCTGCCACTGCCATTGCTCCTATTGCCGGTGCTTGGCATTGTAGGGAGCCTTCTGGTTGGTATCGGTTATGGAGTTTTCACTCCCCTCATGGCGACTTTTGAGGCTGTTGGCGAGGGCGTCGCGGACAAGCTCTCTCATTGCTTTTTGGTACGTACATGCTGCTGAAACTTGGAGTGCGTATTTGGTTAAGTTTTCTGGATGTACTCCCCCGACTCCAAAAAGAGGACACACGTTTTTCGAGATTTAATTTTGACCATCAACGTTATACCAGTGGACACAAATTTGATGGTATAATTTTTGTAGCACAAACCCACATTTTATTGGTTAAATTCATGGCCAAATTTTGAATTTTGAAAAGTGTGTGTGCCTTCTTTTTGGAGTCTGAGGGGGTACTACAAATCAAAATAATGCGTCCAATTAACGGAGTAATGCTATGTCACAGGATGGTACTGCTAGCACAATAAGGGGAGCTTGTATGGTGGTGCGTGATGTTACCGACTTCTGCTTCCACTCATACTTCTCCTTCATGGACGAGCTTTCCGAGAAAATGGGGGATGACGAAGCACCTATTGACATCAAGTATATAACATGTTACATATTCATGTCGTCAAAATGGAGAATCAGACCCTAATTATGCACTCACCTTGAAACAACCTCTAGTACTAATACATTATGCTTGTTTCTACGATTGAAGGTTGTCTTATCTACCGCGGAGCTTCCTCGTTGCGCTGGTTGCCGTTCCTCTGGATGTATTGATGATTACTGGGGTGGCATTGTGGAAAAGCCCCTGCATGTTGTTGAAAGGATGGCAAAGACTCTGCGAGGATCTAGTTGGGAGGGAAGGGCCTTTTCTAGAGACTGTTTGTGTCCCTTTCGCTGGTTTGGCCATTATATTGTGGCCGCTTGCTGTCGTTGCAGGAGTGATTGCATCATTCCTTAGCAGCTTCTTCTTTGGCCTCCATGCTGGATTGGTTGCTTATCAGGTCGTTTATTGTTTCTTCCAATAGAAAATAATGGTGAGTCTCTTTCGACTCACTTGAACCACTACTTATACATGTCTGTAATCGTGTGCAGGAGGCTTCATTTCAAATGGGGCTATCATACATGATCTCTGCAGTAGCATTGTATGATGAATACACAAATGATCTTCTTTATTTGAGAGAAGGTTCTTGTTTGCCAAGGTGTGATTTAGCAGTTATTTTTACTGCGATTATGGCTTCATATGCTAGAAGTCTGTTAGTACTTATTTGCATGACCTTTTTCTATGCATAGCAATATTTTTAGAAGATCATGCATAGCAATTATTTTACTTGGCAGTAAACTAGTTCCAATAGACAGGCCCAAGTACCGGAAAGCGGGTTCTGCGAAGTATGAGACCGGCCGCGACAAAGATGAGCACAACGTTACAGCTGCATCTGCAGAGAAGCAACATCAAGGCCAGCGTAAGCATAGGAGGGTTCTACACCGGTCAAAGACATTCATGGAAACTATCCAACGACTAAGACCCATTCAAGTACATGAACATTTCGTCGTCTTCAATGATCTATACGATTATATCTCTGCTCTAACAGCTAAGATTAACCATTCTCTCGACGACTGAACTTGCACAGATATGGGATTGGCTCTTCCGATCTTGCGAGATAAATGGGAGGATATTGCTGAGCGAGGGACTGATAAGTTCTGAAGATATAGAGGAATTTATAACCAAAGGAAAGGGAAAGAAGCTGAGCATAAAACTACCTGCCTGGTGCATCCTTCACTGTCTGATACGATCCGCGAAACACGACACGCATGGTTTGCTCATATGTATGCATGATCCCCCGGCAGCCTTAGCATAACATTAAGCAATTTAAAACTTCATGGTTCATGGTTACCATTTCCTTGTTGGTTGCAGCTGATGACGTTGAGGTGACCAACTTCAATTGGCCAAAGGACAAGGTGTTCGACTGGATGCTTGGACCGCTGCTGGTTCTGAAGGAGCAGATGAAGAAACTGGAGCTCACCGAAGACGAGGAGCTGTGCTTGCAGAAGCTCATCATGACGAACGCGAACGAAAAACCGTCGGATTGGGAGGACTGCGGTTTCCCGTCAAGCGACGGCGTGAAGAGAGCTCAGCTACAGGCGATCATCAGAAGGTGTCTTTTTCTATACACCCTTCCAACTTTGCCACAGTCAACTCCCAAATATAAATTTGAAACAGCTACAGAATCAGTAACATATTCATCAATCAACAGGTTGCAAGGGATCGTGGCCAATATGTCCCGGATACCGAGCTTCAGGAGACGGTTCATGAGCCTGGCCAGGGCACTGTACCTGGAGGCGATCGACGCGGGCACCATCGACGGGTCGCGGAAGGTGGAGTGCAAGGTTAAGGCTGACATCGCCTCCGAGGAACTTCAGAGCAGAGATGTCGGAGATACGAAGGGTTCATCGAATGGGACGTCTGTGGACGTTGACATGGTCTGATGATGTTGTGCTGTGCAAACATATTTTTTGCAGAACTCTCTACCTGCTGCGATGTGCATTAGTTGTTTTATTAGACGTTGGTACACGGATCACGCAACGCGTGAACACGATGGATGGCTGTGCCTGCTGGGCTCAGATTGCCctgtttctttttattttgtcTGCGGGTTCGGGGTAGAAATGGTGAAAGCTGAGAGCGAGTGAATGTGCCTTCGCCGTTGGGTAACCAAGCGAGGTTTGTTTCATTTTGATATGGGCTCCCTATGTCTGTTTTTTTTTAGTATACGTTTTTTATGGTAATATGTATCTCATTTATATCATAAGAATTACTCCCTTCATTCCTTTATATAAGATGTATTTGTATATTTAAAAGTCAAACGAGTACatgttcgatcaagtttttagaAAAATATATCAATATCCACAATACGAAATTTAGATTATTTGATCCATTAGGAAAAGTAGTTACATATTTTATCTACTAGGTATTGCAGATGTTGTTATTTTATTCTATAACATTGGTCAAACTTTAAAATGGTTGACTTGCATGAAAACCAATACACCTTATATTCTGAAATAGAGAGTATAATACAAGACCGTTTCTTTTtgtctgcatataagatttgatcaaagtcaaactttttgaactttgactaagtttatagaaaaaatatcaaattcacaatatgaaatcaatattgttagatgcatcatgaaattaattttcatatcATATAgatttagtattgtagatgttgatattttttcctACAAAAttagtcaaactttataaagtttgactttgaccaaatctaatatgcagactaaaaagaaacgaaGGGAGTAGAACACTATCCTTTGCACAAAGAAACAACGGCCAAGAAGTAAAATTACAAACAAGACCAAAAAAACCTTGGAACTTGATTTCAACGTCCGTCACCTGCCTCTGGCACCACCATAGAAGCCACAGAAGGAAAAAATGACGGATCACCTTCATATCCAAGCTCGACACGGCTTCATCACTGATATGCTACTTTGCGAACCTTAAAGATGACTCACCAAAGGCGAAACCATTACTGTTGAATGAATCAGACCGGGACAACACCCCAGACACGCTATCGAACTTCAGATCTAGCACCCCCATATGAGTAAGACGTCGGAGGAGGAAACCATCCCTGCCATCCACGTATCACGAACCCAGCACACGATCACCATCTTTCAGATGCCGCTGATGCATACCATTTGCAACCGCTCATAAACTACCTCCCAAGCTTCGCGCCGGTGCTGGAGCAAACGTCGTCGCAATGGCGGAGCTCGAGGACACAGGTCCACCACGAGGATGTCGCCGCCGTCACACCATCCTTGCTTGAACATACCGGATTCCAAATCCATCCCAAACCATATGACCAATCGCGTCATCAGAGTAGGATCTGAAGAAATTTTATTCAGCGCTGCCATCGCCATCGCCGAAGAAAAGGCGACGAACAGCCTAAAAACTAAGCAACCCCCTAACTGTATGCGCGACTCTGGGGGAGCAAACACTAGTCCCTCGCTGCCATCCCCTTCTCCCTCCCCTCTTCCCTCGTCGTCCCCAGAGGCGGCCGCGAGGAAAGCCCATGCGCCGCCGGTGAAGGGGACGACGGGGCGTCTGGTGGTTGTGGCGCGGCTGCCTGGAGGGGCACTAGTGCATGGCGGCGCAAGATCCTCCTCATGTGTCTGTTCCTCCTGGCAGCGTTCCAACAGCATCACGGGGGTGGCTGTCTCAACAGGAGGTACGTCCGGTCTTCGACGCAAGGACCTTGGAGCAGCTGCTTCGGACACGGCGGGGGTGGAGCCCCTCTGTCGGGGATGACTGCCAGGAAGTGGCTCCATGCAGCGGTGCATGGGAGcgatagtgaaggaaatatgccctagaggcaataataaagttattatttatttctttataatcatgataaatgtttattattcatgctagaattgtattaaccggaaacataatacatgtgtgaatacatagacaaacaaagtgtcactagtatgcctctacttgactagctcgttaatcaaagatggttatgtttcctaaccatgaacaatgagttgttatttgattaacgaggtcacatcattagttgaatgatctgattgacatgacccattccattagcttagcacccgatcgtttagtatgttgctattgctttcttcatgacttatacatgttcctataactatgagattatgcaactcccgtttgccggaggaacactttgggtgctaccaaacgtcacaacgtaactgggtgattataaaggagcattacaggtgtctccaaaggtagatgttgggttggcgtatttcgagattaggatttgtcactccgattgtcggagaggtttctctaggccctctcggtaatgcacatcacataagccttgcaagcattgcaactaatgagttagttgcgagatgatgtattacagaacgagtaaagagacttgccggtaacgagattgaactaggtattggataccgacgatcgaatctcgggcaagtaacataccgatgacaaaggaaacaacgtatgttgttatgcggtctgaccgataaagatcttcgtagaatatgtaggagccaatatgggcatccaggtcccgctattggttattgaccggagacgtgtctcggtcatttctacattgttctcgaacccgtagggtccgcacgcttaaggttacgatgacagttatattatgagtttatgcattttgatgtaccgaaggttgttcggagtcccggatgtgatcacggacatgacgaggagtctcgaaatggtcgagacgtaaagattgatatattggaagcctatgtttggatatcggaagtgtttcgggtgaaatcgggattttaccggagtaccaggaggttaccggaaccccccggaaaccatatgggcctagatgggctttagtggaaaggagaaaggggcagcccaaggtggccgcgcgcctcccccctccccctagtcctattaggactaggagaggtggccggccccccttctctctctttccccctcggggaatcctagtccaactaggattgggggggagtcctactcccggaaggagaaggactcctcctgcgccctcctcctggccggcgcccccctcccccttggctcctttatatactgaggcagaggcaccccagaaacacacaagttgatccacgtgatctattccttagccgtgtgcggtgcccccagccaccatattcctcgataatactatagcggagtttaggcgaagccctgctgctgtagtgcatcaagatcgtcaccacgccgtcgtgcggacggaattcttccccgacactttgctggatcggagtccggggatcgtcatcgagctgaacgtgtgctcgaactcggaggtgccgtagtttcggtgcttgatcggttggatagcgaagacgtacgactacttcctctacgttgtgtcaacgattccgcagtcggtctgcctGGGTAcatagacagcactctcccctctcgttgctatgcatcaccatgatcttgcgtgtgcgtaggaatttttttgaaattactacgaaacccaacagtggcatcagagcctaggttatttatgttgatgttatatgcacgagtagaacacaagtgagttgtgggcgatataagtcatactgcctaccagcatgtcatactttggttcggcggcattgttggacgagacgacccggaccaaccttacgcgtacgcttacgcgagaccggttcccccgacgtgctttgcacacgggtggcttgcgggcgactgtctctccaactttagttgaaccaagtatggctacgcccggtccttgcgaaggttaaaacggagtctatttgacaaactatcgttgtggttttgatgcgtaggtgagattggttcttgcttaagcccgtagcagccacgtaaaacttgcaacaacaaagtagaggacgtctaacttgtttttgcagggcatgttgtgatgtgatatggtcaagacatgatgctgaattttattgtatgagatgatcatgttttgtaaccgagttatcggcaactggcaggagccttatggttgtcgttttattgtatgcaatgaaatcgcgatgtaatgctttactttattactaagcggtagtgatagtcgtggaagcataaacttggcgagacgacaacgatgctacgatggagatcaaggtgtcacgccggtgacgatggtgatcatgacggtgcttcggagatggagatcacaagcacaagatgatgatggccatatcatatcacttatattgattgcatgtgatgtttatccttttatgcatcttatcttgctttgattgtcggtagcattataagatgatctctcactaaattatcaagaagtgttctccctgagtatgcaccgttgcgaaagttcttcgtgctaagacaccacgtgatgatcgggtgtgataggttctacgttcaaatacaacgggtgcaaaacagctgcacacgcggaatactcaggttatacttgacgagccaagcatatacatatatggcctcgaaacatggagaccgaaaggtcgagcgtgaatcatatagtagatatgatcaacataacgatgttcaccattgaaaactactccatctcacgtgatgatcggttatggtttagttgatttggatcacgtaatcacttagaggattagagggatgtctatctaagtgggagttctttaattaatttgattaactaaacttaaatttatcatgaaacttagtacctgattagtatcttgcttgtttatgtttgattgtagatagatggctcgtgctgttgttccattgaattttaatgcgttccttgagaaagcaaagttgaaagatgatggtagcaattacacggactgggtccgtaacttgaggattatcctcattgctgcacagaagaattacgtcctggaagcaccgctgggtgccaggcctgctgcaggagcaacgccggatgttatgaacgtctggcagagcaaagctgatgactactcgatagttcagtgtgccatgctttacggcttagaatcgggacttcaacgacgttttgaacgtcatggagcatatgagatgttccaagagttgaagttaatatttcaagcaaatgcccggattgagagatatgaagtctaaaataagttctatagctgcaagatggaggagaacagttctatcagtgagcatatactcataatgtctgggtataataatcacttgattcaattgggagttaatcttccagatgattgcgtcattgacagaattcttcaatcactgccaccaagctacaagagctttgtgatgaactataatatgcaagggatgaacaagactattcccgagctcttcgcaatgctgaaagctgcggaggtagaaatcaagaaggagcatcaagtgttgatagtcaacaagaccactagtttcaagaaaaagggtaaagggaagaagaaggggaacttcaaaaagaacggcaagcaagttgctactcaagagaagaaacccaaacctggacctaagcctgaaactgagtgcttctattgcaagcagactggtcactggaagcggaactgccccaagtatttggcggataagaaggatggcaaggtgaacaaaggtatatgtgatatacatgttattgatgtgtaccttactaatgctcgcagtagcacctgggtatttgatactggttctgttgctaatatttgcaactcgaaacagggactacggatcaagcgaagattggttaaggacgaggtgacgatgcgcgtgggaaacggttccaaagtcgatgtgatcgcagtcggcacactacctctacatctaccttcgggattagtattagacctaaataattgttatttggtgccagcgttaagcatgaacattatatctggatcttgtttgatgcgagacggttattcatttaaatcagagaataatggttgttctatttatatgagtaatatcttttatggtcatgcacccttgaagagtggtctattcttgttgaatctcgatagtagtaacacacatattcataatgttgaagccaaaagatgcagagttgataatgagagtgcaacttatttgtggcactgccgtttaggtcatatcggtgtaaagcgcatgaagaaactccattctgatgaacttttggaaccacttgattatgaatcacttggtacttgcgaaccgtgccttatgggcaagatgaccaaaacaccgttctccggtactatggagagagcaacagatttgttggaaatcatacatacagatgtatgtggtccgatgaatattgaggctcgtggcggatatcgttattttctcaccttcacagatgatttaagcagatatgggtatatctacttaataaaacataagtctgaaacatttgaaaggttcaaggaatttcagagtgaagttgaaaatcatcgtaacaagaaaataaagtttctacgatctgatcgtggaggagaatatttgagttacgagtttggtgtacatttgaaaaattgtggaatagtttcgcaactcacgccacccggaacaccacagcgtaatggtgtgtctgaacgtcgtaatcgtactttactagatatggtgcgatctatgatgtctcttactgatttaccgctatcgttttggggatacgctctagagacggccgcgttcacgttaaatagggcactatcaaaatccgttgagacgacgccttatgaactgtggtttggcaagaaaccaaagttgtcgtttctgaaagtttggggctgcgatgcttatgtgaaaaagcttcaacctgataagctcgaacccaaatcggagaaatgtgtcttcataggatatccaaaggaaactattggatacaccttctatcacagatccgaaggcaagacttttgttgctaaattcggaaactttctagagaaggagtttctctcgaaagaagtgagtgggaggaaagtagaacttgacgaggtaactgtacctgctcccttattggaaagtagtacatcacagaaaactgtttcagtgacacctacaccagttagtgaggaagctaatgataatgatcatgaaacttcagatcaagatactactgaacctcgtagatcaaccagagtgagatccgcaccagagtggtacggtaatcctgttctggaagtcatgctactagatcatgatgaacctacgaactatgaagaagcgatggtgagcccagattccgcaaaatggcttgaagccatgaaatctgagatgggatccatgtatgagaacaaagtatggactttggttgacttgcccgatgatcggcaagcaattgagaataaatggatcttcaagaagaagactgacgctgacggtaatgttactgtctacaaagctcgacttgtcgcaaaaggttttcgacaagttcaaggggttgactacgatgagaccttctcacccgtagcgatgcttaagtctgtccgaatcatgttagcaattgccgcattttatgattatgaaatttggcagatggatgtcaaaactgcattcctgaatggatttctggaagaagagttgtatatgatgcaaccagaaggttttgtcgatccaaagggatctaacaaagtgtgcaagctccagcgatccatttatggactggtgcaagcctctcggagttggaataaacgctttgatagtgtgatcaaagcatttggttttatacagactttcggagaagcctgtatttacaagaaagtgagtgggagctctgtagcatttctgatattatatgtggatgacatattactgattggaaatgatatagaatttctggatagcataaaaggatacttgaataagagtttttcaatgaaagacctcggtgaagctgcttacatattaggcataaagatctatagagatagatcaaaacgcttaattggactttcacaaacaacataccttgacaaaattttgaaaaagttcaaaatggatcaagcaaagaaaggattcttgcctgtgttacaaggtgtgaaattgagtaagactcaatgcccgaccactgcagaagatagagagaatatgaaagatgttccctatgcatcagcgataggatctatcatgtatgcaatgctgtgtaccagacctgatgtgtgccttgctataagtctagcagggaggtaccaaagtaatccaggagtggatcactggacagcggtcaagaacatcctgaaatacctgaaaaggactaaggatatgtttctcgtatatggaggtgacaaagagctcgtcgtaaatggttatgttgatgcaagctttgacactgatccggacgattctaaatcgcaaaccggatacgtgtttacattaaacggtggagctgtcagttggtgcagttctaaacaaagcgtcgtagcgggatctacatgtgaagcggagtacatagctgcttcggaagcagcgaacgaaggagtctagatgaaggagttcatatccgatctaggtgtcatacctagtgcatcgggtccaatgaaaatcttttgtgacaatactggtgcaattgccttggtaaaggaatccagatttcacaagagaaccaagcacatcaagagacgcttcaattccatccgggatctagtccaggtgggagacatagagatttgcaagatacatacggatctgaatgttgcagacccgttgactaagcctcttccacgagcaaaacatgatcagcaccaaggctccatgggtgttagaatcattacaatataatctagattattgactctagtgcaagtgggagactgaaggaaatatgccctagaggcaataataaagttattatttatttccttataatcatgataaatgtttattattcatgctagaattgtattaaccggaaacataatacatgtgtgaatacatagacaaacaaagtgtcactagtatgcctctacttgactagctcgttaatcaaagatggttatgttt belongs to Triticum urartu cultivar G1812 chromosome 7, Tu2.1, whole genome shotgun sequence and includes:
- the LOC125521169 gene encoding uncharacterized membrane protein At3g27390; the encoded protein is MNVPVGFLAKLWSLASFLPFFVLLLLLGSAKALLIGPVAAAIVFLGDSAVIVGLWPAHFVWTYCCVLATKRIGPVLKILAVVFLPLPLLLLPVLGIVGSLLVGIGYGVFTPLMATFEAVGEGVADKLSHCFLDGTASTIRGACMVVRDVTDFCFHSYFSFMDELSEKMGDDEAPIDIKLSYLPRSFLVALVAVPLDVLMITGVALWKSPCMLLKGWQRLCEDLVGREGPFLETVCVPFAGLAIILWPLAVVAGVIASFLSSFFFGLHAGLVAYQEASFQMGLSYMISAVALYDEYTNDLLYLREGSCLPRPKYRKAGSAKYETGRDKDEHNVTAASAEKQHQGQRKHRRVLHRSKTFMETIQRLRPIQIWDWLFRSCEINGRILLSEGLISSEDIEEFITKGKGKKLSIKLPAWCILHCLIRSAKHDTHGLLISDDVEVTNFNWPKDKVFDWMLGPLLVLKEQMKKLELTEDEELCLQKLIMTNANEKPSDWEDCGFPSSDGVKRAQLQAIIRRLQGIVANMSRIPSFRRRFMSLARALYLEAIDAGTIDGSRKVECKVKADIASEELQSRDVGDTKGSSNGTSVDVDMV